A window of Streptomyces caniferus contains these coding sequences:
- a CDS encoding S8 family peptidase yields MRVTRGLRVTVGAALTGALLITASGTASADQTRKDLWPLEAFGAEQLWKEATGKGVTVAVLDNGFRETHQDLKGQFLPGPDFGKATQEEGAKHLKPGENVLDHGTGMAAIIAGHGHGPGGSEGVKGLAPEAKILPVPEYKNTGLATRWAADHGADVINMSYTEGRSADTCESIHYAISKGAVVVAGMGNEAATDKNYPVACPGVIGVGAVDEYGKSAEFNNYNSDMDLLAPGVKIPAATGRSDSSYHTENGNSGSTAYVSGTVALLKEKYPDLTPGQIANRLVKTAGLPKDQKGLKLPDAHYGYGFIQPGPALRKDIPEGSKEGPLPMPKGKASSQLDAGAPDADPPVGGKEIMNRALLYGGIGVGVLVVVGAVVAIVLASRRRKSAGGQSWG; encoded by the coding sequence ATGAGGGTCACCCGAGGACTGCGCGTGACGGTGGGTGCCGCGCTGACCGGCGCGCTGCTCATCACCGCGAGCGGTACCGCCTCCGCAGACCAAACGCGCAAGGATCTCTGGCCGTTGGAGGCGTTCGGGGCTGAACAGCTGTGGAAGGAGGCCACCGGCAAGGGCGTGACGGTGGCCGTCCTTGACAACGGCTTTCGGGAGACCCACCAAGACCTGAAGGGACAGTTCCTTCCCGGGCCGGATTTCGGGAAGGCGACTCAGGAGGAGGGGGCCAAACACCTCAAGCCGGGTGAGAACGTCCTCGACCACGGTACTGGCATGGCGGCGATCATCGCGGGCCACGGCCACGGCCCGGGGGGCTCCGAAGGTGTCAAGGGGCTGGCGCCGGAAGCAAAGATCCTTCCCGTGCCGGAGTACAAGAACACCGGGCTGGCCACACGCTGGGCCGCCGACCACGGTGCTGACGTCATCAATATGTCATACACCGAGGGTCGTTCGGCTGACACCTGCGAATCCATCCACTACGCCATTTCCAAGGGCGCCGTGGTGGTGGCCGGTATGGGTAACGAGGCTGCGACCGACAAGAATTATCCGGTGGCCTGCCCGGGTGTGATCGGTGTCGGTGCGGTCGATGAATACGGCAAATCGGCTGAGTTCAACAACTACAACTCCGACATGGACTTGCTCGCGCCCGGGGTGAAGATCCCCGCCGCGACGGGCAGGAGCGACTCGAGCTACCACACTGAAAACGGAAACTCGGGCTCCACCGCCTACGTCTCCGGCACAGTCGCCCTCCTCAAGGAAAAGTATCCCGACCTCACTCCCGGCCAGATCGCCAACCGGCTGGTGAAGACGGCCGGCCTGCCCAAGGACCAGAAGGGCCTCAAGCTCCCGGACGCGCACTACGGCTACGGCTTCATCCAGCCCGGCCCCGCCTTGCGGAAGGACATCCCCGAGGGCTCCAAGGAGGGCCCGCTGCCGATGCCGAAGGGCAAGGCGTCATCGCAGCTGGATGCCGGCGCGCCCGACGCCGACCCGCCGGTCGGCGGCAAGGAGATCATGAACCGGGCCCTGCTCTACGGCGGCATCGGCGTCGGTGTCCTGGTGGTCGTCGGAGCCGTCGTCGCCATCGTCCTGGCATCCCGTCGCCGCAAGAGCGCCGGTGGTCAGAGCTGGGGCTGA
- a CDS encoding metallophosphoesterase, producing MIFALIVVPVLGLFFGVHRYLWCRLVRDTTTPGGRPRRAGTAAAFVLPLTALAALLAGRAGAPFPLQQVLAWPGYLWLALVLYLTLALLVGEVVRAVGLRVLRDREPDGAPPPAAGTPSRDGRSPGAGTTSGEERSPAAGTPSGDGRSPAAGTPSPEGRSPAAGTPTSASASPAQAPAPSSDPPRPPAPSSAPTLLPPHTSALPPLAVPPRRLFLARAVAAGASLAATAAVGYGTATTLRGPVVKRVTVPLAKLPRAAHGFRIAVVSDIHLGPILGRAHTRRVVETINRTDPDLVAIVGDLVDGSVADLAPAAEPLRGLRSRHGAYFVTGNHEYYSGADSWVDHVRELGIHPLENARTELPGFDLAGVNDVTGQTEHAGPDYDLTLSGRDPSRAVVLMAHQPVTIHDTVRFGVDLQLSGHTHGGQMWPFTYIAAATNPTVAGLERYGDTQLYVTRGAGAWGPPVRLGAPPDVTVVELASKRA from the coding sequence GTGATCTTCGCCCTGATCGTGGTCCCGGTCCTCGGACTGTTCTTCGGCGTGCACCGCTACCTGTGGTGCCGGCTCGTCCGCGACACCACCACGCCCGGCGGCCGGCCGCGCCGTGCGGGCACCGCCGCCGCCTTCGTCCTCCCCCTGACCGCCCTCGCCGCCCTGCTGGCCGGCCGGGCCGGCGCCCCCTTCCCCCTCCAGCAGGTACTGGCCTGGCCCGGCTACCTCTGGCTGGCCCTGGTGCTCTATCTCACACTGGCGCTGCTGGTGGGCGAGGTGGTCCGAGCGGTGGGTCTCCGGGTACTCCGCGACCGCGAACCGGACGGAGCGCCACCGCCGGCCGCCGGGACGCCGTCGCGCGACGGGAGGTCACCAGGCGCCGGGACGACGTCGGGCGAGGAGAGATCGCCGGCCGCCGGGACGCCGTCGGGCGACGGGAGGTCACCGGCCGCCGGGACGCCCTCGCCCGAGGGGAGATCGCCGGCCGCCGGGACGCCGACGTCCGCGTCCGCGTCCCCGGCCCAGGCCCCCGCACCCTCCTCGGACCCGCCCCGCCCCCCGGCCCCCTCCTCGGCGCCCACGCTCCTCCCGCCCCACACCTCCGCCCTGCCGCCGCTCGCCGTGCCGCCCCGCCGGCTCTTCCTCGCCCGGGCGGTCGCCGCCGGCGCCTCCCTCGCCGCCACGGCCGCCGTCGGCTACGGCACCGCGACCACCCTCCGAGGTCCGGTCGTGAAGCGCGTCACCGTGCCCCTGGCCAAACTGCCGCGCGCCGCCCACGGCTTCCGGATCGCCGTCGTCAGCGATATCCACCTGGGCCCGATCCTCGGCCGCGCCCACACCCGGCGGGTCGTCGAGACCATCAACCGCACCGACCCCGACCTGGTGGCCATCGTCGGCGACCTGGTCGACGGAAGCGTCGCCGACCTCGCCCCGGCCGCCGAACCGCTGCGCGGCCTGCGCTCCCGGCACGGCGCCTACTTCGTCACCGGCAACCACGAGTACTACTCGGGCGCCGACTCCTGGGTCGACCACGTAAGGGAGTTGGGCATCCACCCGCTGGAGAACGCCCGCACCGAACTCCCCGGCTTCGACCTCGCCGGCGTCAACGACGTCACGGGCCAGACCGAACACGCGGGCCCGGACTACGACCTGACCCTGAGCGGCCGGGACCCGTCCCGCGCCGTCGTCCTGATGGCCCACCAGCCGGTCACCATCCACGACACGGTCCGGTTCGGCGTCGACCTCCAGCTCTCCGGCCATACCCACGGCGGCCAGATGTGGCCCTTCACCTACATCGCCGCCGCCACCAACCCCACCGTCGCCGGCCTGGAGCGCTACGGCGACACCCAGCTCTACGTCACCCGCGGCGCAGGCGCCTGGGGCCCGCCGGTACGGCTGGGGGCTCCGCCGGATGTCACGGTCGTCGAACTTGCCTCGAAGCGGGCATAG
- a CDS encoding SCO4848 family membrane protein — MKLSRPVSWFLLAFGVWSWFIWITFVKNLSKDGSGLAFDAAGDPTAYFWVHLLLAVASFLLGTVIGVIGFRGVRALRREAAHDTSDRPTAPSSSAS, encoded by the coding sequence ATGAAGCTCTCTCGCCCCGTGTCCTGGTTCCTGCTCGCCTTCGGGGTGTGGAGCTGGTTCATCTGGATCACTTTCGTCAAAAACCTCTCGAAGGACGGGAGCGGTCTCGCCTTCGACGCTGCCGGTGACCCGACTGCCTACTTCTGGGTCCATCTGCTGCTCGCGGTGGCTTCCTTTCTCTTGGGGACGGTGATCGGCGTGATCGGGTTCCGTGGCGTACGGGCCCTGCGCCGCGAGGCCGCACACGACACGTCCGACCGGCCCACCGCCCCCTCCTCGTCCGCCTCCTGA
- a CDS encoding D-alanyl-D-alanine carboxypeptidase family protein — translation MGSGSIRRSAGALFRGVLSAPGAKAGTFTDVPTTFCASTASTDPAAPAASADPAASTAPTAPGPAARTGFPLRTAAALAASGLLASPLLAGTAHADPKAPAPPSKMSQIGGDRLGTPGVQVAPKPGAPKLPGPDQLTARSWIVSDAASGKVLAAKNPHWRLAPASTLKMLFADTVLPKFPKDQKHTVKPADLAGMGAGSSLVGIKENLSYTVHDLWLGVFLRSGNDAVHTLSAMNGGTKATVAQMQQHAKELNANDTHVVTPDGYDAPGQVSSAYDLSLFARSGLQNADFREYCSTASAQFPGEEAKGGKRASFGIQNTNRLLSGDYDIKPYPGIAGVKNGSTTNAGSTFTGVAQRGGRKLLVTVMNPQKKEHNEAYREAAKLFDWGFAAADKVEPVGRLVGPRSEDDGTGAVSAKGKGKDADKSTQAALNSTGGAGAWTAVGIGSAVLALLGVVAFAVHRRRTLPERMRGREPRK, via the coding sequence ATGGGCAGCGGCTCCATCCGGCGGTCGGCAGGGGCACTCTTCCGTGGGGTGCTGTCGGCGCCCGGGGCAAAGGCGGGTACGTTCACCGACGTGCCGACGACCTTCTGTGCTTCCACGGCTTCCACCGACCCGGCCGCCCCGGCCGCATCGGCTGACCCGGCCGCCTCGACCGCCCCGACCGCGCCCGGCCCCGCGGCGCGCACCGGCTTTCCCCTGCGCACCGCCGCCGCGCTGGCCGCCTCCGGGCTGCTGGCCTCCCCGCTGCTGGCCGGCACCGCACACGCCGATCCCAAGGCCCCCGCGCCGCCGTCGAAGATGTCGCAGATCGGCGGGGACCGGCTGGGCACGCCCGGCGTCCAGGTGGCGCCGAAGCCCGGCGCCCCGAAGCTGCCGGGTCCCGACCAGCTCACCGCGCGCTCGTGGATCGTGTCCGACGCCGCGTCCGGCAAGGTGCTGGCCGCCAAGAACCCGCACTGGCGGCTGGCGCCCGCCAGCACGCTGAAGATGCTGTTCGCCGACACGGTGCTGCCGAAGTTCCCCAAGGACCAGAAGCACACGGTCAAGCCCGCCGACCTGGCGGGGATGGGCGCCGGCAGCAGCCTCGTGGGGATAAAGGAGAACCTGAGCTATACGGTCCACGACCTGTGGCTGGGTGTCTTCCTGCGGTCCGGCAACGACGCGGTGCACACGCTCTCGGCGATGAACGGCGGCACGAAGGCCACCGTCGCGCAGATGCAGCAGCACGCGAAGGAACTCAACGCCAACGACACCCATGTGGTGACCCCGGACGGCTATGACGCGCCGGGTCAGGTCTCCAGCGCGTACGACCTGAGCCTGTTCGCCCGGTCGGGGCTGCAGAACGCCGACTTCCGCGAGTACTGCTCGACGGCCAGTGCGCAGTTCCCCGGCGAGGAGGCCAAGGGCGGCAAGCGCGCGTCGTTCGGCATCCAGAACACCAACCGGCTGCTCAGCGGCGATTACGACATCAAGCCGTACCCGGGCATCGCGGGGGTGAAGAACGGCTCGACGACCAACGCGGGGTCGACCTTCACCGGTGTCGCCCAGCGCGGCGGCCGCAAGCTCCTCGTCACGGTCATGAACCCGCAGAAGAAGGAGCACAACGAGGCCTACCGGGAGGCCGCCAAGCTCTTCGACTGGGGCTTCGCGGCGGCCGACAAGGTCGAGCCGGTCGGCCGGCTCGTCGGCCCGCGGAGCGAGGACGACGGCACCGGCGCCGTGAGCGCCAAGGGCAAGGGCAAGGACGCGGACAAGAGCACCCAGGCCGCCCTGAACAGCACCGGCGGCGCGGGCGCCTGGACCGCGGTGGGCATCGGCAGCGCGGTGCTGGCGCTGCTGGGCGTCGTGGCGTTCGCCGTGCACCGACGCCGGACGCTGCCCGAGCGGATGCGGGGGCGTGAGCCCCGGAAGTGA
- a CDS encoding YihY/virulence factor BrkB family protein, with product MDWLSKLPVIGPAVSWLMTTHLWRAYERMLRVHWTRLAAAITFTSFVALFPLLTVAAAIGAALLSDDRLHALEGKIAEQLPGISGQLDIAALVDNATTIGLVAGAALLLTGIGWVESLRDCLRAVWEKDNEKTNFFLGKLRDGVLLLGVGGVAVLSLACSTFASAAVGKVAEATGLPENGIGSVLLSVAGFVIAVLADFLLLAYILTRLPGVHPPRRAVVIAGLLGAIGFELLKLLLSGYLQGVASRSMYGAFGTPIALLLWINFTAKLLVYCASWTATEGEEHAEDHELKEPDGPERPEGREVPDGPEGREEPARPEGPGRPEEPGRPRAA from the coding sequence ATGGACTGGTTGAGCAAACTGCCGGTGATCGGACCGGCCGTCAGCTGGCTGATGACCACGCACCTCTGGCGTGCCTACGAACGGATGCTCCGGGTGCACTGGACCCGGCTCGCCGCCGCGATCACCTTCACCAGCTTCGTCGCGCTCTTCCCGCTGCTCACCGTCGCCGCCGCGATCGGCGCCGCGCTGCTCAGCGACGACCGGCTGCACGCGCTGGAAGGCAAGATCGCCGAGCAGCTCCCCGGCATCTCGGGGCAGCTCGACATCGCCGCACTCGTCGACAACGCCACCACCATCGGCCTGGTCGCCGGCGCCGCGCTGCTGCTCACCGGCATCGGCTGGGTCGAGTCGCTGCGCGACTGTCTGCGTGCCGTATGGGAGAAGGACAACGAGAAGACCAACTTCTTCCTCGGCAAGCTCCGGGACGGCGTCCTGCTGCTCGGGGTCGGCGGGGTCGCCGTGCTCTCCCTGGCCTGCTCGACCTTCGCCTCCGCCGCGGTGGGCAAGGTGGCCGAGGCGACCGGCCTTCCGGAGAACGGCATCGGCAGCGTCCTGCTCTCGGTCGCCGGATTCGTCATCGCCGTCCTCGCGGACTTCCTGCTGCTCGCCTACATACTGACCAGGCTCCCCGGCGTCCATCCGCCGCGCCGCGCCGTCGTGATCGCCGGCCTCCTCGGCGCGATCGGCTTCGAACTCCTGAAGCTGCTGCTCAGCGGCTATCTCCAGGGCGTCGCCTCGCGGAGCATGTACGGCGCCTTCGGCACCCCCATCGCGCTCCTGCTGTGGATCAACTTCACCGCGAAGCTGCTGGTCTACTGCGCTTCCTGGACGGCCACGGAGGGGGAGGAGCACGCCGAGGACCACGAGCTCAAGGAGCCGGACGGGCCGGAGCGGCCGGAAGGACGGGAGGTGCCGGACGGGCCGGAGGGGCGGGAGGAACCGGCGCGGCCGGAGGGGCCTGGGCGGCCGGAGGAGCCGGGGCGGCCGCGGGCGGCCTGA
- a CDS encoding 2'-5' RNA ligase family protein: MGTVTLGVSIAVPEPYGVFLQRKREGFGDPAAPGIPTHITLLPPTEVRAEALPAIERHLADVAAGCRPFPLRLEGTGTFRPLSPVVYVKVTEGVAGCTALQARIRAASGPCARELQFPYHPHVTVAHGIDEESMDRAQAGLRDFCATWTISGFALYEQGPDAVWRLEREYPFGPQTAGVPRQAVDLSRPPAPSC; encoded by the coding sequence GTGGGGACCGTAACGCTGGGCGTTTCGATCGCGGTCCCGGAGCCGTACGGCGTCTTCCTCCAGAGGAAGCGCGAAGGCTTCGGGGACCCCGCCGCACCCGGCATCCCCACGCATATCACCCTCCTCCCGCCGACGGAGGTCCGCGCCGAGGCGCTGCCCGCCATCGAACGCCACCTCGCCGACGTCGCGGCCGGCTGCCGCCCCTTCCCGCTGCGCCTGGAGGGCACCGGCACCTTCCGGCCGCTCTCCCCGGTCGTCTACGTCAAGGTCACCGAGGGCGTGGCGGGCTGCACGGCCCTCCAGGCCCGGATCCGCGCCGCCTCCGGCCCCTGCGCGCGGGAGCTGCAGTTCCCGTACCACCCGCATGTGACGGTCGCCCACGGCATCGACGAGGAGTCCATGGACCGCGCCCAGGCCGGGCTCCGGGACTTCTGCGCGACCTGGACGATAAGCGGTTTCGCGCTCTACGAGCAGGGACCGGACGCGGTGTGGCGGCTGGAGCGGGAGTACCCCTTCGGCCCGCAGACGGCCGGTGTCCCGCGCCAGGCCGTCGACCTCTCCCGGCCGCCGGCGCCGTCCTGCTGA
- the trpS gene encoding tryptophan--tRNA ligase, which yields MQHRPRVLSGIQPTAGSFHLGNYLGAVRQWVAMQESHDAFYMVVDLHAITVPQDPAELRRNTRIAAAQLLAAGLDPERCTLFVQSHVPEHAQLGWVMNCVTGFGEASRMTQFKDKSAKQGADSTTVGLFTYPVLMVADILLYQADQVPVGEDQRQHLELTRDLADRFNTRFGDTFTIPNAHIVKETAKIFDLQDPSVKMSKSASSPKGIVDLLDDPKVTAKKVKSAVTDTDTVIRFDREAKPGVSNLLTILSTLTGTSVPDLETSYEGKMYGALKTDLAEVMVDFVTPFRNRTQEYLDDPETLDALLAKGAEKARAVAAETLATTYDRLGLLPAKH from the coding sequence ATGCAGCATCGTCCGCGTGTGCTCTCCGGTATCCAGCCCACCGCCGGCTCCTTCCACCTCGGCAACTACCTCGGCGCGGTACGCCAGTGGGTGGCGATGCAGGAGTCCCACGATGCCTTCTACATGGTGGTCGACCTGCACGCGATCACGGTCCCGCAGGACCCGGCGGAGCTGCGCCGCAACACCCGGATCGCGGCCGCCCAGCTGCTGGCCGCGGGCCTCGACCCGGAGCGCTGCACCCTCTTCGTCCAGAGCCATGTGCCCGAGCACGCCCAGCTCGGCTGGGTCATGAACTGCGTGACCGGCTTCGGCGAGGCGTCGCGGATGACCCAGTTCAAGGACAAGTCGGCCAAGCAGGGCGCGGACAGCACGACGGTGGGCCTGTTCACCTACCCCGTGCTGATGGTCGCCGACATCCTCCTCTACCAGGCCGACCAGGTCCCGGTCGGCGAGGACCAGCGCCAGCACCTGGAGCTGACCCGCGACCTCGCGGACCGCTTCAACACCCGCTTCGGCGACACCTTCACGATCCCGAACGCGCACATCGTCAAGGAGACGGCGAAGATCTTCGATCTTCAGGACCCGTCGGTCAAGATGAGCAAGTCCGCCTCCTCGCCCAAGGGCATCGTCGACCTCCTCGACGACCCCAAGGTCACCGCGAAGAAGGTCAAGAGCGCGGTGACCGACACCGACACGGTCATCCGTTTCGACCGCGAGGCCAAGCCCGGCGTCAGCAACCTCCTGACGATCCTCTCCACGCTCACCGGCACCTCCGTGCCGGACCTGGAGACGTCGTACGAGGGCAAGATGTACGGCGCACTCAAGACGGATCTCGCCGAGGTGATGGTCGATTTCGTCACACCGTTCCGCAACCGTACGCAGGAATACCTCGACGACCCCGAGACGTTGGACGCCCTCCTCGCCAAGGGTGCGGAGAAGGCCCGCGCGGTGGCCGCCGAGACCCTCGCCACCACCTATGACCGGCTCGGATTGCTGCCGGCCAAGCACTGA
- a CDS encoding cytochrome P450 family protein, with protein sequence MTDAPRPVPPSGAAACPARSDRAPHRLGPGGAGRAAADAQLRAEGAVVPVLLPGEVPAVAVTRHEALREVLAHPEVAKNARHFTALHDGTVPPGWPLTIFATVDGMTTADGADHRRLRGLVTQVFTARRVAALRPRVVELTAGLLDGLPAAAAADGTVDLRRHFAYPLPMGVICELLGVDAALRDRLHELSNLIVGANGTAAEVLSANREITALLTAVAEARRADPGDDLTSALLAAQEEDGGRLSARELVGTLLLMIVAGHETTLNLITNAVRALCTDRGQLELVRNGRATWDDVVEETLRYDSPVTHFPFRYPVRDLEIGGTLVPRGTPMLASYSAAGRDPDAHGPDADRFDVTRRPAARHLSFGHGPHYCLGAPLARLEATVALEALFARYPGLDLAVPDPELPPHPSFIGNSTHVLPVRLTGCVTGR encoded by the coding sequence ATGACCGACGCCCCCCGCCCCGTGCCCCCGTCCGGCGCCGCCGCCTGCCCCGCACGATCCGACCGGGCGCCGCACCGGCTCGGCCCCGGCGGCGCCGGCCGGGCCGCGGCCGATGCGCAGCTGCGGGCGGAGGGGGCGGTGGTCCCCGTCCTGCTGCCCGGGGAGGTGCCCGCGGTCGCCGTCACCCGCCACGAGGCGCTGCGCGAGGTGCTCGCCCACCCCGAAGTCGCCAAGAACGCCCGCCACTTCACCGCCCTGCACGACGGCACCGTGCCGCCCGGCTGGCCGCTGACCATCTTCGCCACCGTCGACGGGATGACCACGGCCGACGGGGCCGACCACCGGCGGCTGCGCGGCCTGGTGACCCAGGTGTTCACCGCGCGGCGGGTGGCGGCGCTGCGGCCCCGGGTGGTGGAGCTGACGGCCGGACTGCTGGACGGGCTGCCCGCGGCCGCCGCGGCCGACGGCACGGTGGATCTGCGCCGGCACTTCGCCTATCCGCTGCCGATGGGGGTGATCTGCGAACTGCTGGGTGTGGACGCCGCGTTGCGCGACCGGCTGCACGAGCTGTCGAACCTGATCGTGGGCGCGAACGGCACCGCGGCCGAGGTGCTGTCCGCCAACCGTGAGATCACCGCGCTCCTCACCGCCGTCGCCGAGGCCCGGCGGGCGGACCCGGGCGACGATCTGACCAGCGCGCTGCTCGCCGCCCAGGAGGAGGACGGCGGCCGGCTGAGCGCCCGGGAACTGGTCGGCACCCTGCTGCTGATGATCGTTGCCGGGCACGAGACCACGCTCAACCTGATCACCAACGCGGTCCGGGCCCTGTGCACCGACCGCGGGCAACTGGAGCTGGTGCGGAACGGGCGGGCCACCTGGGACGACGTGGTCGAGGAGACGCTGCGCTACGACAGTCCCGTCACCCACTTCCCGTTCCGCTACCCGGTCCGGGACCTGGAGATCGGCGGCACGCTCGTCCCGCGCGGCACACCGATGCTGGCCTCGTACTCCGCGGCCGGCCGGGACCCGGACGCCCACGGCCCCGACGCGGACCGGTTCGACGTCACCCGGCGGCCAGCCGCCCGGCACCTCTCCTTCGGCCACGGGCCGCACTACTGTCTGGGCGCGCCGCTGGCCCGGCTGGAGGCGACCGTCGCCCTGGAGGCGCTCTTCGCCCGCTATCCGGGGCTGGACCTCGCCGTCCCGGACCCGGAGCTGCCGCCGCACCCGAGCTTCATCGGCAACAGCACCCATGTCCTGCCGGTCCGGCTCACCGGCTGCGTCACGGGCCGGTGA
- the glyA gene encoding serine hydroxymethyltransferase has protein sequence MSQSLPHPALSAADPELAALVGAEEQLQADTLRLIPSENYVSAAVLEATGTVLQNKYSEGYAGRRYYEGQQNIDRVETLAVERAKAVFGVEHANVQPYSGSPANLAAYLAFAEPGDTVLGMALPMGGHLTHGWGVSATGTWFRGVQYGVRPDTALIDFDEVRDLARKERPKIIFCGGTAVPRTIDFAAFGEIAREVDAVLVADIAHIAGLIAGGAHPSPVPHADVISTTTHKTLRGPRGAMLMSRASHAKAVDKAVFPGLQGGPHNHTTAAIAVALREAAAPSFRDYAHAVVANAKALAEALLGRGYDLVSGGTDNHLVLIDLTSKDVPGKAAAKALDRAGIVVNYNTVPFDPRKPFDPSGIRIGTPSLTSRGLGTDRMPLVAEWIDRSVQAAAKGDEEALTVIRGEVAELMAGYPAPGLPTA, from the coding sequence ATGTCCCAGTCCCTTCCGCATCCCGCGCTGAGCGCCGCCGACCCCGAACTGGCCGCACTGGTCGGCGCCGAGGAGCAGCTCCAGGCCGACACGCTGCGCCTGATCCCCAGCGAGAACTACGTCTCGGCCGCCGTCCTGGAAGCCACCGGCACCGTCCTGCAGAACAAGTACAGCGAGGGGTACGCGGGCCGTCGCTACTACGAAGGCCAGCAGAACATCGACCGGGTCGAGACGCTGGCCGTCGAGCGGGCCAAGGCCGTCTTCGGCGTGGAACACGCCAACGTCCAGCCGTACTCCGGATCGCCCGCCAACCTCGCCGCCTACCTCGCCTTCGCCGAGCCCGGCGACACCGTGCTGGGGATGGCGCTGCCGATGGGCGGCCACCTCACGCACGGCTGGGGCGTGTCGGCCACCGGCACCTGGTTCCGCGGCGTGCAGTACGGCGTACGTCCCGACACCGCGCTGATCGACTTCGACGAGGTGCGCGACCTCGCCCGCAAGGAACGCCCGAAGATCATCTTCTGTGGCGGCACCGCCGTCCCGCGCACCATCGACTTCGCCGCGTTCGGCGAGATCGCCCGGGAGGTCGACGCCGTCCTGGTCGCCGACATCGCCCATATCGCGGGCCTGATCGCGGGCGGCGCCCACCCGTCGCCGGTGCCGCACGCGGACGTCATCTCCACCACCACCCACAAGACCCTGCGCGGCCCGCGCGGCGCCATGCTGATGTCCCGGGCGAGCCACGCCAAGGCCGTCGACAAGGCCGTCTTCCCCGGTCTGCAGGGCGGTCCGCACAACCACACCACCGCCGCCATCGCGGTCGCCCTGCGCGAGGCGGCCGCCCCGTCCTTCCGCGACTACGCGCACGCCGTCGTCGCCAACGCCAAGGCGCTCGCCGAGGCGCTGCTGGGCCGCGGCTACGACCTGGTCTCCGGCGGCACCGACAACCACCTGGTGCTGATCGACCTCACCTCGAAGGACGTGCCGGGCAAGGCCGCCGCGAAGGCACTGGACCGGGCCGGCATCGTCGTCAACTACAACACCGTCCCCTTCGACCCCCGTAAGCCCTTCGACCCCTCCGGTATCCGCATCGGCACCCCGTCCCTCACCTCCCGCGGGCTGGGCACGGACCGGATGCCGCTGGTCGCCGAGTGGATCGACCGCAGCGTCCAGGCGGCGGCGAAGGGCGACGAGGAGGCCCTCACGGTGATCCGCGGCGAGGTCGCGGAGCTGATGGCCGGCTACCCGGCGCCGGGCCTGCCGACGGCCTGA
- the rocD gene encoding ornithine--oxo-acid transaminase — MTSTERGIAAAEAHSAHNYHPLPVVVATAEGAWMTDVEGRRYLDMLAGYSALNFGHGNRRLLDAARAQLERVTLTSRAFHHDRFADFCTQLAELCGMELVLPMNTGAEAVETAVKTARKWGYQVKGVPDGRAKIVVADHNFHGRTTTIVSFSTDPEARADFGPYTPGFEIVPYGDLAAMESALDDTTVAVLLEPIQGEAGVLVPPPGYLAGVRELTRSRNVLFIADEIQSGLGRTGRTFACEHEGVVPDMYVLGKALGGGVVPVSAVVSSREVLGVFAPGEHGSTFGGNPLACAVALEVLAMLRTGEFQQQAMELGEHLHSELGLLVGGGAVDAVRGRGLWAGVDINPSRGTGREISEQLMERGVLVKDTHGATIRLAPPLVISKEDLDWGLDQLRGVLGAEG; from the coding sequence GTGACGTCCACGGAACGCGGCATCGCGGCCGCCGAAGCCCACAGCGCGCACAACTACCACCCGCTGCCCGTCGTCGTGGCCACCGCCGAGGGCGCCTGGATGACGGATGTGGAGGGCCGGCGCTACCTCGACATGCTCGCCGGGTACTCCGCGCTGAACTTCGGGCACGGCAACCGCCGGCTGCTCGACGCGGCCAGGGCCCAGCTGGAACGGGTCACCCTCACCTCGCGCGCCTTCCACCACGACCGGTTCGCCGACTTCTGTACGCAGTTGGCCGAGCTGTGCGGGATGGAGCTGGTGCTCCCGATGAACACCGGCGCCGAGGCGGTCGAGACGGCGGTGAAGACGGCCCGTAAGTGGGGCTACCAGGTCAAGGGCGTCCCGGACGGCCGGGCGAAGATCGTCGTCGCGGACCACAACTTCCACGGCCGGACGACCACCATCGTCTCGTTCTCCACCGACCCCGAGGCCCGCGCCGACTTCGGCCCGTACACCCCCGGCTTCGAGATCGTCCCGTACGGCGACCTGGCCGCGATGGAGTCCGCCCTCGACGACACCACGGTCGCGGTGCTGCTGGAGCCGATCCAGGGCGAGGCGGGGGTGCTGGTGCCGCCGCCGGGCTATCTGGCGGGCGTACGGGAGCTGACCCGCAGCCGGAACGTGCTGTTCATCGCCGATGAGATCCAGTCGGGGCTGGGCCGCACCGGCCGGACCTTCGCCTGTGAGCACGAGGGCGTGGTCCCCGACATGTATGTGCTGGGCAAGGCGCTGGGCGGCGGGGTGGTGCCGGTGTCGGCGGTGGTGTCCTCCCGTGAGGTGCTCGGCGTGTTCGCGCCGGGCGAGCACGGGTCGACCTTCGGCGGGAACCCGCTCGCCTGCGCGGTGGCGCTGGAGGTGCTGGCGATGCTGCGGACCGGCGAGTTCCAGCAGCAGGCCATGGAGCTCGGCGAGCATCTGCACAGCGAGCTGGGGCTGCTGGTGGGCGGCGGCGCAGTGGACGCGGTGCGCGGGCGCGGGCTGTGGGCGGGTGTGGACATCAACCCGTCACGCGGCACCGGACGGGAGATCTCCGAGCAACTGATGGAGCGCGGGGTGCTGGTCAAGGACACCCATGGCGCCACCATCCGGCTCGCGCCGCCGCTGGTGATCAGCAAGGAGGACCTGGACTGGGGCCTCGACCAGCTGCGGGGCGTACTGGGCGCGGAGGGCTAG